One window from the genome of Marinobacter sp. es.048 encodes:
- a CDS encoding glyceraldehyde-3-phosphate dehydrogenase → MSHEQINQHLSNWTERESTAEAMIPLIGRLYRKNNVVTSVYGRAIINQSVIDIIRAHRFVRQVEDSELSVHDTLPILQAMDKLDLGRAHVDIGKLAVKFKDEGGDLTEFLKREIGAVVGQYAAQSEEDAHNDTKDVVLYGFGRIGRLLARILIEKAGGGNNLRLRAIVVRQGGAENDLEKRASLLRRDSVHGPFDGTITVDEKESALIANGNYIKVIYSDGPDKVDYTEYGINNAIVIDNTGKWRDEAGLGLHLKSKGVSRVILTAPGKGDIKNIVYGINNDWITDEDKILSAASCTTNAITPVLKAIEDEYGIEDGHVETVHSYTNDQNLIDNYHKGSRRGRSAALNMVITETGAAKAVAKALPVLKGKLTGNAIRVPTPNVSMAILNLNLKKDVDVEGVNEYLRDMALHSELQKQIDFVNSPEVVSTDFVGSRHAGIVDAQATIASGKRLILYVWYDNEFGYSAQVVRVVNQMAGVNYPIFPKRARD, encoded by the coding sequence GTGAGTCACGAACAGATCAATCAGCACCTGTCCAACTGGACAGAAAGAGAATCCACCGCGGAAGCCATGATTCCGCTGATCGGCCGCCTCTACCGCAAGAATAATGTGGTTACTTCTGTATACGGCCGCGCCATCATCAACCAGTCGGTTATTGATATCATCCGCGCCCACCGCTTTGTGCGTCAGGTTGAAGACAGCGAGCTCTCTGTTCACGACACCCTGCCGATCCTGCAGGCCATGGACAAGCTTGATCTTGGTCGGGCCCACGTGGATATCGGCAAGCTGGCGGTCAAGTTCAAGGACGAAGGTGGTGATCTCACCGAATTTCTGAAGCGCGAAATCGGTGCGGTTGTCGGGCAGTACGCCGCACAGTCTGAAGAAGACGCCCATAACGACACCAAAGACGTTGTCCTGTATGGCTTCGGCCGTATCGGTCGTCTTCTGGCGCGAATCCTGATTGAGAAAGCGGGCGGCGGTAACAACCTGCGCCTCCGCGCGATTGTCGTTCGTCAGGGCGGTGCGGAAAACGATCTTGAGAAGCGTGCCAGCCTGCTGCGTCGTGACTCTGTGCACGGGCCGTTCGATGGCACCATAACGGTTGATGAAAAAGAATCCGCCCTGATTGCCAACGGCAACTACATCAAGGTGATTTATTCGGACGGACCGGACAAGGTGGACTACACCGAGTACGGCATCAATAACGCCATTGTGATCGATAACACCGGTAAGTGGCGTGATGAAGCGGGGCTTGGCCTCCATCTGAAATCGAAGGGCGTCAGCCGCGTTATCCTGACCGCTCCGGGCAAAGGCGACATCAAGAACATCGTTTATGGCATCAACAACGACTGGATCACCGACGAAGACAAGATCCTGTCAGCGGCCTCCTGTACCACCAACGCCATCACCCCCGTACTGAAGGCGATTGAGGACGAGTACGGCATCGAAGACGGTCATGTCGAGACCGTTCACTCCTACACCAATGACCAGAACCTGATTGATAACTACCACAAGGGCAGCCGTCGTGGACGCAGTGCGGCGCTGAACATGGTAATTACCGAGACAGGCGCTGCTAAAGCCGTCGCCAAGGCGCTGCCGGTTCTGAAAGGCAAGCTGACCGGCAATGCGATCCGGGTGCCAACGCCGAACGTTTCCATGGCGATCCTGAATCTCAACCTCAAGAAAGACGTTGATGTGGAAGGTGTTAACGAATATCTGCGGGATATGGCTCTGCACTCGGAGCTGCAGAAGCAGATCGACTTCGTGAACTCTCCGGAAGTGGTTTCCACCGACTTTGTTGGTTCCCGCCACGCCGGTATTGTTGATGCCCAGGCAACGATTGCCAGCGGTAAGCGTCTGATTCTGTATGTCTGGTACGACAACGAATTCGGCTACAGCGCCCAGGTCGTCCGTGTGGTAAACCAGATGGCGGGCGTAAATTACCCGATCTTCCCCAAACGTGCGAGAGACTGA
- a CDS encoding Na(+)-translocating NADH-quinone reductase subunit A produces the protein MIKIKKGLDLPISGAPEQTITDGKPVRHVALIGFDYIGMKPTMAVKEGDRVKRGTLLFTDKKTEGVRYTSPAAGVVKEINRGERRVFQSIVIEIDGDEAETFARYSEADLAGLERQQVVDNLVESGLWTAFKTRPYSKVPEIDSAPHSIFVSVMDTNPLAADPTVIIGENSEAFEKGLTILARLTTGKVFVTGKPGSNVAVPKSDAVEVHQFDGKHPAGNVGTHIHHLDPVSGSKTVWSINYQDVIDIAKLFESGEVPVERIVAIGGPKALNPRLVRTRLGASLAELLEGEAATDCEVRAISGSVFGGRRGDGPCAYLGRFANQVSVLEEGNKREFMGWLSPGPNRFSVLNIYLSKLASGKLFNFTTTTNGSERAMVPVGAYEQIMPLDILPTQLLRSLIVGDTEMAQKLGALELDEEDLALCTFVCPGKYEYGPILRENLTRIEIEG, from the coding sequence ATGATCAAGATCAAAAAAGGCCTGGATCTTCCCATCAGCGGCGCTCCCGAGCAGACCATTACAGACGGCAAACCCGTTCGCCACGTGGCGTTGATCGGTTTTGACTATATCGGCATGAAGCCGACGATGGCTGTGAAAGAGGGGGACCGTGTCAAACGCGGTACGCTGCTGTTCACGGACAAGAAGACCGAAGGCGTTCGTTATACTTCACCCGCCGCGGGCGTTGTGAAAGAGATCAACCGTGGTGAGCGTCGGGTATTCCAGTCCATCGTCATCGAAATTGATGGCGATGAGGCTGAGACCTTTGCGCGCTACAGCGAAGCGGATCTTGCCGGCCTGGAGCGCCAGCAGGTAGTCGATAATCTGGTGGAGTCCGGGCTCTGGACCGCATTCAAGACGCGTCCGTATAGCAAGGTTCCCGAGATTGATTCCGCTCCCCATTCCATTTTTGTTTCGGTTATGGACACCAATCCGCTGGCAGCGGACCCGACGGTTATCATTGGCGAGAACAGCGAGGCGTTTGAAAAAGGCCTCACGATCCTCGCCAGGCTGACCACCGGCAAGGTCTTTGTTACCGGCAAGCCGGGATCCAACGTCGCGGTTCCCAAGTCCGATGCTGTCGAGGTGCACCAGTTTGATGGCAAGCATCCCGCGGGTAATGTGGGCACCCACATTCATCATCTGGATCCGGTGTCCGGCAGCAAGACCGTCTGGAGTATCAATTACCAGGACGTCATCGACATCGCGAAGCTGTTTGAATCCGGAGAAGTGCCGGTGGAACGTATCGTGGCGATTGGTGGCCCCAAGGCACTGAATCCTCGCCTGGTGCGTACCCGCCTGGGTGCCAGTCTCGCGGAACTTTTGGAAGGTGAAGCTGCCACAGACTGCGAAGTCCGGGCGATTTCCGGCTCTGTTTTCGGTGGTCGCCGCGGCGACGGCCCTTGCGCGTACCTTGGCCGGTTTGCCAATCAGGTATCCGTGCTCGAAGAGGGCAACAAGCGCGAGTTCATGGGCTGGCTTTCTCCGGGGCCGAATCGGTTCTCGGTGCTTAACATCTATTTGTCCAAACTGGCCAGTGGCAAGCTTTTCAACTTCACCACCACTACCAATGGTAGTGAGCGGGCAATGGTTCCGGTCGGCGCGTACGAGCAGATCATGCCTCTGGATATTCTGCCAACGCAGCTGCTGCGTTCGCTGATTGTCGGCGACACAGAGATGGCACAGAAGCTCGGTGCGCTGGAGCTGGATGAAGAAGATCTGGCACTGTGCACGTTCGTGTGCCCGGGCAAATATGAATACGGTCCGATTCTCCGCGAGAACCTGACCAGAATCGAGATCGAGGGCTAA
- a CDS encoding NADH:ubiquinone reductase (Na(+)-transporting) subunit B codes for MAIRQFLDGIEHHFEKGGKYERWYALYEAVDTIFYTPGKVTSTTAHVRDGVDLKRIMITVWMCTFPAMFFGMWNIGFQANSYLAATPDAMVGDGGLRTAFITALASTGAGAGVLDNFIYGMAYFIPIYAVTFIVGGFWEVLFATVRRHEVNEGFFVTSVLFALICPPTIPLWQVALGITFGVVIGKEVFGGTGKNFLNPALTGRAFLYFAYPAQISGDTVWTAVDGFSGATALSWAASGGLEALETQIGWMSAFMGTIQGSMGETSTLAVLIGGLILLAMKIASYRIVGGVLIGMIGMSLLLNIIGSETNPMFAIPAHWHLVMGGFAFGMMFMATDPVSAAMTNTGRWCFGILVGVMTILIRVINPAFPEGIMLAILFANLFAPLMDHYVVQANIKRRLARG; via the coding sequence ATGGCTATCAGACAGTTTCTCGATGGAATCGAGCATCACTTTGAAAAGGGTGGCAAGTACGAGCGCTGGTACGCTTTGTACGAGGCCGTAGACACCATTTTCTACACGCCAGGTAAGGTGACTTCCACAACCGCTCACGTTCGCGACGGGGTAGACCTGAAGCGCATCATGATCACGGTGTGGATGTGTACTTTCCCGGCTATGTTCTTCGGTATGTGGAACATTGGTTTTCAGGCCAATAGCTATCTGGCAGCCACGCCGGATGCCATGGTCGGCGATGGCGGTTTACGTACCGCCTTTATAACTGCACTCGCCTCGACCGGAGCAGGTGCCGGCGTCCTGGATAATTTCATCTATGGAATGGCTTACTTTATTCCGATCTACGCTGTCACATTTATTGTGGGCGGATTTTGGGAAGTGCTGTTTGCAACTGTGCGCCGTCATGAAGTGAATGAAGGCTTCTTCGTCACATCGGTGCTGTTCGCTCTGATCTGTCCGCCCACCATCCCGCTATGGCAGGTGGCTCTGGGTATTACCTTCGGTGTTGTGATCGGTAAGGAAGTGTTTGGCGGTACTGGCAAGAACTTCCTGAACCCGGCACTGACTGGTCGCGCGTTTCTGTACTTTGCCTACCCGGCACAGATATCCGGCGACACAGTGTGGACCGCTGTTGATGGCTTCAGTGGCGCCACGGCGCTGAGCTGGGCCGCAAGCGGCGGCCTGGAAGCCCTTGAAACCCAGATCGGCTGGATGAGTGCGTTCATGGGTACGATTCAGGGTTCCATGGGTGAAACCTCAACCTTGGCGGTGCTCATCGGTGGTTTGATCCTGCTGGCCATGAAAATTGCCAGCTACCGGATTGTTGGCGGTGTGCTGATCGGCATGATCGGCATGTCGCTGCTGTTGAACATTATCGGGTCTGAAACCAACCCGATGTTCGCGATTCCGGCGCATTGGCACCTGGTCATGGGCGGTTTTGCCTTCGGGATGATGTTCATGGCAACCGATCCGGTTTCCGCGGCAATGACCAACACAGGCCGCTGGTGCTTCGGCATACTGGTGGGTGTAATGACAATCCTGATTCGCGTCATCAACCCGGCCTTCCCGGAAGGCATCATGTTGGCCATCCTGTTCGCTAACCTGTTCGCGCCGCTGATGGACCATTACGTGGTTCAGGCGAACATCAAACGGAGGCTTGCTCGTGGCTAA
- a CDS encoding Na(+)-translocating NADH-quinone reductase subunit C — MAKAKETVSRTLIVALVLSIAFSVVVSTAAVLLRPAQIQNQNLDIKTNILSAAGMLESGSSAEQIEEAFARFDVRLVDLDTGEFVEPSDVGVQDPMKYDMYRAASDPQMSTNIPSSQDKAGIKRRPNVAKVYTMSENGQINRVVLPIHGYGLWSTLYGFISLEGDLNTIEGLGFYAHAETPGLGGEVDNPRWKRQWVGKEVYNEDRSEPQVRLVKGGVGADAQDKEHKVDALSGATLTSRGVEQLVNYWMGDRGYAPFLQKLREGEV, encoded by the coding sequence GTGGCTAAAGCTAAAGAAACCGTCTCCCGCACGCTGATTGTTGCGCTGGTGCTGAGTATAGCGTTCTCTGTCGTGGTCTCCACGGCAGCAGTTCTGCTGCGCCCGGCCCAGATTCAGAACCAGAACCTGGATATCAAGACCAATATTCTGTCTGCCGCCGGCATGTTGGAGTCCGGCTCCAGCGCCGAGCAGATTGAAGAAGCGTTTGCGCGTTTTGATGTTCGCCTGGTCGACCTCGACACCGGTGAATTCGTCGAACCTTCCGACGTGGGTGTCCAGGATCCGATGAAATACGACATGTACAGGGCTGCTTCCGATCCGCAGATGTCTACCAACATTCCGTCGTCGCAAGACAAGGCCGGCATCAAGCGCCGCCCGAATGTTGCCAAGGTCTACACCATGAGCGAGAACGGCCAGATCAACCGCGTGGTTCTTCCGATCCACGGCTACGGGCTCTGGTCCACGCTGTACGGCTTCATTTCTCTTGAGGGTGATCTGAACACCATCGAAGGTCTGGGTTTCTATGCACATGCAGAAACTCCGGGTCTTGGTGGTGAAGTGGACAACCCGCGCTGGAAGCGCCAGTGGGTTGGCAAGGAGGTCTACAACGAAGACCGTTCCGAGCCCCAGGTGCGACTGGTCAAGGGCGGTGTTGGCGCCGATGCGCAGGACAAGGAGCATAAGGTTGATGCTCTCTCCGGTGCTACGCTGACAAGCCGCGGCGTTGAGCAACTGGTCAACTACTGGATGGGCGACCGCGGGTACGCGCCGTTCCTGCAAAAACTTCGTGAAGGGGAGGTCTGA
- a CDS encoding NADH:ubiquinone reductase (Na(+)-transporting) subunit D: MADASAKQVLFEPIFSNNPIALQILGICSALAVTTSMNVTLVMCAAVIAVTAFSNLAVSLVRTQIPGSIRIIVQMTIIASLVIVVDQVLKAYAYEISKQLSVFVGLIITNCIVMGRAEGFAMKNGPWLSFLDGVGNGLGYSVLLIFVAFFRELLGAGSLFGVSLMPVVNEGGWYIPNGLLLLPPSAFFIIGLAIWGLRTWKPEQVEEPDYKMSRHVAKEAF, encoded by the coding sequence ATGGCAGATGCATCAGCCAAACAGGTTCTCTTCGAACCGATCTTCAGCAATAACCCGATTGCCCTGCAGATTCTGGGCATTTGTTCAGCGCTGGCGGTAACCACCAGCATGAACGTTACTCTTGTTATGTGTGCAGCGGTTATTGCCGTTACCGCATTTTCCAACCTCGCGGTGTCGCTGGTACGTACCCAGATTCCGGGCAGTATCCGGATCATCGTGCAGATGACCATTATCGCCTCACTGGTAATCGTGGTTGACCAGGTGCTCAAGGCCTATGCCTATGAGATTTCCAAGCAGCTGTCGGTGTTTGTTGGTCTTATTATCACCAACTGCATCGTCATGGGTCGCGCGGAAGGCTTCGCCATGAAGAACGGCCCCTGGCTGAGCTTCCTGGACGGCGTCGGTAACGGTCTGGGTTACTCCGTACTCCTGATCTTTGTTGCCTTCTTCCGTGAACTGCTGGGTGCTGGTTCCCTGTTCGGCGTGTCCCTGATGCCGGTGGTCAACGAAGGCGGCTGGTACATTCCGAACGGTTTGTTGCTGCTGCCGCCGAGTGCGTTCTTCATCATCGGCCTGGCTATCTGGGGTCTGCGGACCTGGAAGCCGGAGCAGGTTGAAGAGCCTGACTACAAAATGTCACGTCATGTCGCCAAGGAGGCCTTCTGA
- the nqrE gene encoding NADH:ubiquinone reductase (Na(+)-transporting) subunit E codes for MEHYISLILKAVFVENMALAFFLGMCTFLAISKKIEAATGLGIAVVVVLTVTVPVNNLLYNTILREGALDWAGLPNVDLSFLGLLTYIGVIAAIVQIMEMVLDKYIPALYAALGVFLPLITVNCAILGASLFMVERDYTFGESVVYGFGAGLGWALAIIALAGIREKLKYSDVPEGLRGLGITFITVGLMSLGFMSFSGISL; via the coding sequence ATGGAACATTATATCAGTCTGATTCTGAAGGCAGTTTTCGTTGAAAACATGGCTCTGGCGTTCTTCCTGGGGATGTGTACTTTTCTGGCCATCTCCAAGAAGATCGAGGCTGCGACTGGTCTTGGCATCGCCGTTGTTGTAGTGCTGACGGTAACCGTTCCGGTGAACAACCTGCTTTACAACACCATCCTTCGTGAAGGTGCTCTGGACTGGGCAGGTCTGCCAAATGTCGACTTGAGCTTTCTCGGATTGCTGACGTATATCGGTGTAATCGCGGCTATTGTCCAGATCATGGAAATGGTGCTGGACAAGTACATTCCTGCGCTCTATGCAGCTCTGGGTGTATTCCTGCCACTGATCACAGTGAACTGCGCCATCCTTGGTGCCTCGCTGTTCATGGTGGAGCGTGACTACACCTTCGGCGAGAGTGTGGTGTATGGCTTCGGTGCCGGCCTCGGCTGGGCTCTGGCGATCATTGCCCTGGCGGGTATCCGCGAGAAGTTGAAGTACAGTGACGTTCCGGAAGGCCTGCGTGGCCTGGGTATCACCTTCATTACCGTTGGTTTGATGTCCCTGGGCTTCATGTCCTTCTCCGGTATCTCACTGTAA
- the nqrF gene encoding NADH:ubiquinone reductase (Na(+)-transporting) subunit F, producing the protein MNTEIILGVVMFTVIVLALVAVILAARSRLVSTGDVTIEINDDPEHTLKTEAGGKLLGTLANSGIFLSSACGGGGTCAQCKCKVLEGGGAMLPTEKTHFTNREEKEGWRLSCQVPVKQDMKVEVPEEFFGVKKWECEVVSNHNVATFIKELVLKLPEGEEVDFRAGGYVQLECPPYEIDFKDFDIEEEFHEDWDKHNIWRYKAVNKEETIRAYSMANYPEEKGVLKFNIRIATPPPGTDHNPGIMSSYVFNLKPGDKVTVMGPFGEFFAKKTDAEMVFIGGGAGMAPMRSHIFDQLKRLNSKRKISFWYGARSVREMFYVEDFDGLQEENDNFEWHVALSDALPEDNWEGPTGFIHNVLYENYLKDHPAPEDCEYYMCGPPIMNASCIKMLKDLGVEDENIMLDDFGG; encoded by the coding sequence ATGAATACAGAAATTATTCTCGGCGTGGTCATGTTCACCGTTATCGTTCTGGCCCTGGTCGCAGTGATTCTTGCGGCCCGGTCCAGGCTGGTAAGCACCGGTGATGTGACCATTGAGATCAACGATGATCCCGAACATACGCTGAAGACCGAAGCCGGCGGCAAGCTGCTCGGTACTCTGGCGAACAGTGGCATTTTCCTGTCTTCTGCCTGTGGTGGCGGTGGTACCTGTGCCCAGTGCAAGTGCAAGGTCCTTGAGGGCGGCGGCGCCATGCTGCCAACGGAGAAGACCCACTTCACTAACCGTGAAGAGAAAGAAGGCTGGCGCCTGTCCTGTCAGGTTCCTGTTAAACAGGACATGAAGGTGGAAGTGCCTGAGGAATTCTTCGGCGTGAAGAAGTGGGAATGCGAGGTTGTCTCCAACCACAACGTGGCTACCTTCATCAAAGAACTCGTACTCAAGTTGCCTGAAGGCGAGGAAGTGGACTTCCGGGCCGGTGGTTACGTTCAGCTCGAGTGCCCTCCCTACGAAATTGACTTCAAGGATTTTGATATCGAGGAAGAGTTCCACGAGGACTGGGACAAGCACAACATTTGGCGCTACAAGGCGGTCAACAAGGAAGAGACCATCCGGGCCTATTCTATGGCGAACTACCCGGAAGAGAAGGGTGTTCTCAAGTTCAACATCCGTATCGCCACGCCGCCTCCTGGCACAGACCACAATCCGGGCATCATGTCGAGCTACGTGTTCAACCTGAAGCCGGGTGACAAGGTTACCGTGATGGGGCCATTCGGTGAATTCTTCGCCAAGAAGACCGACGCCGAGATGGTATTTATCGGTGGTGGTGCCGGTATGGCGCCAATGCGTTCCCATATCTTTGATCAGCTCAAGCGTCTGAACTCCAAGCGCAAGATCAGCTTCTGGTACGGCGCGCGAAGCGTTCGCGAAATGTTCTACGTGGAAGATTTCGACGGGCTGCAGGAAGAGAACGACAACTTCGAGTGGCACGTTGCACTTTCCGATGCGCTGCCCGAAGACAATTGGGAAGGCCCCACCGGGTTTATCCATAACGTGTTGTATGAAAACTATCTGAAGGACCATCCGGCTCCGGAAGATTGCGAGTACTATATGTGTGGGCCCCCAATCATGAACGCCTCCTGCATCAAGATGCTCAAAGATCTGGGTGTAGAGGACGAAAACATCATGCTGGATGACTTTGGAGGCTAA
- a CDS encoding FAD:protein FMN transferase encodes MTFSMLRPARVALASAFIALALAVLAGCSFEPEEKIWEISGPVFGTSYHINVILTEDQQRLETLASGIDEVLEGVDASMSTWRDDSELSRFNQLSDQSEWIPVSARLFQVLQKADEISTMTDGAFDVTIGPVVNLWGFGPQARPEQIPSRESLTNALAATGFEKLELRADPPAVRATPPQYVDLSAIAKGYGVDAVARFLESEGVEAYLVEIGGEVRVNGRKPDGSTWRLAIEQPMSEGRQVNRVVALESRAMATSGDYRNYYESEGRRYSHTIDPATGEPIAHKLASVTVIADDCMTADALATGFNVMGYERANEVAVRENIPAYFIVRTEEGFETHQTPAFSSYVTQ; translated from the coding sequence ATGACATTCAGCATGTTACGACCCGCCAGGGTGGCCTTGGCCAGCGCTTTTATAGCGTTGGCCCTTGCCGTTCTGGCGGGTTGTTCGTTTGAGCCAGAAGAAAAAATCTGGGAAATCTCCGGCCCTGTTTTCGGTACCAGTTACCACATCAATGTCATATTGACCGAGGATCAGCAGAGGCTTGAGACTCTCGCAAGTGGCATTGACGAGGTGCTGGAGGGTGTTGACGCGTCGATGTCGACGTGGCGCGACGATTCGGAGTTATCCCGCTTCAATCAACTATCCGATCAGTCCGAGTGGATCCCCGTCTCAGCCCGGTTGTTTCAGGTGCTCCAGAAGGCCGATGAGATATCAACGATGACCGATGGCGCTTTCGATGTAACGATCGGGCCTGTTGTGAATCTATGGGGGTTTGGGCCCCAGGCACGGCCGGAACAGATTCCGTCGAGAGAATCGCTCACGAACGCCCTTGCCGCGACCGGCTTCGAAAAGCTTGAGTTGCGGGCAGATCCGCCAGCCGTGCGTGCGACACCACCGCAATATGTGGACCTGTCGGCCATTGCCAAGGGTTATGGTGTGGACGCAGTTGCTCGCTTTCTCGAGAGTGAAGGCGTAGAGGCTTATCTGGTGGAGATCGGCGGAGAAGTTCGGGTCAATGGTCGGAAACCGGATGGTAGCACCTGGCGTCTGGCCATCGAACAGCCGATGTCTGAGGGGCGCCAGGTCAACCGGGTGGTGGCGCTGGAATCACGCGCTATGGCAACATCGGGTGATTATCGTAACTATTACGAATCGGAAGGGCGTCGCTATTCCCATACAATAGACCCTGCGACTGGTGAACCGATTGCACACAAGCTGGCATCGGTCACCGTTATCGCAGACGATTGTATGACAGCAGACGCTCTGGCGACCGGCTTTAATGTGATGGGCTACGAGCGGGCCAATGAGGTCGCGGTGAGGGAAAATATCCCGGCCTATTTTATTGTCAGGACGGAAGAGGGCTTCGAGACGCACCAGACGCCGGCCTTTTCGTCCTACGTGACTCAATGA
- the nqrM gene encoding (Na+)-NQR maturation NqrM yields MGTFLLVLFIVVLLVAAMSIGVILGRKPISGTCGGIGALGISQSCDICGGNTQKCEEENERLASEGKDPEALAYDASKH; encoded by the coding sequence ATGGGTACCTTTCTTTTGGTTTTGTTTATTGTGGTGCTGCTGGTTGCAGCCATGTCCATCGGCGTGATTCTGGGGCGTAAGCCCATCAGTGGAACCTGCGGTGGGATCGGGGCTCTAGGTATCAGCCAGTCCTGTGATATCTGCGGTGGCAATACCCAGAAGTGCGAAGAGGAAAACGAGCGGTTGGCCAGTGAAGGTAAAGACCCCGAGGCTTTGGCTTACGACGCCAGCAAGCACTGA
- the sthA gene encoding Si-specific NAD(P)(+) transhydrogenase produces the protein MAEHHYDVVVIGAGPSGEGAAMNATKHGKRVAIIEDKPTVGGNCTHWGTIPSKALRHSVKQIITFNTNQMFRDIGEPRWFSFPRVLQNAQKVIGKQVKLRTQFYSRNRVDLINGRAFFIDQNRIEVRGSKSSETLHFKQAIIATGSRPYLPPDVDFRHHRIYNSDTILNLSHTPRTLIIYGAGVIGSEYASIFAGLGVKVDLINPGSRLLSFLDDEISDALSYHLRNNGVLVRHNEQYESVVGDDHGVVLSLQSGKKIRADAFLWCNGRSGNTEKLGLENIGLVPNGRGQLAVDEHYRTEVENIYAAGDVIGWPSLASAAYDQGRSASSDIVDDEYFRFVSDVPTGIYTIPEISSVGKTERELTEAKVPYEVGQAFFKDLARAQITGEAVGMLKILFHRESREILGIHCFGDQAAEIVHIGQAIMNQEGEANSLNYFINTTFNYPTMAEAYRVAALNGLNRIF, from the coding sequence ATGGCAGAACATCATTACGACGTCGTCGTTATCGGCGCCGGTCCGTCCGGCGAAGGCGCGGCGATGAATGCGACGAAACACGGCAAACGAGTCGCGATCATCGAAGACAAGCCTACCGTCGGCGGGAACTGCACTCACTGGGGCACCATCCCCTCCAAGGCGCTGCGCCACTCCGTCAAACAGATCATCACCTTCAACACCAATCAGATGTTCCGGGATATCGGGGAGCCTCGCTGGTTCTCCTTCCCGCGGGTGCTTCAGAACGCCCAGAAGGTCATTGGCAAGCAGGTCAAGCTCCGGACCCAGTTCTATTCCCGCAACCGGGTTGATCTGATCAACGGTCGGGCCTTTTTCATCGACCAGAACCGCATAGAAGTCCGTGGCAGCAAGTCCTCGGAGACCCTGCACTTCAAGCAGGCGATCATTGCCACCGGTTCCAGGCCCTATCTGCCACCGGACGTGGATTTCCGTCACCACCGGATCTATAACTCGGACACCATTCTTAATCTGTCTCATACCCCCAGAACCCTGATTATCTATGGCGCTGGCGTTATTGGTTCAGAATATGCCTCGATCTTCGCCGGGTTGGGTGTGAAGGTAGATCTGATCAACCCGGGTAGCCGGCTGTTGTCGTTCCTGGATGACGAGATCTCGGATGCATTGAGTTATCACTTGCGCAATAACGGCGTTCTGGTTCGCCATAATGAGCAGTATGAATCGGTTGTGGGTGATGACCACGGCGTGGTGCTGTCGCTGCAGTCCGGCAAGAAAATCCGTGCCGACGCCTTCCTGTGGTGCAACGGCCGCAGTGGCAACACCGAGAAGTTGGGTCTTGAGAATATTGGCCTGGTTCCCAATGGTCGCGGCCAACTGGCCGTTGACGAGCACTACCGCACCGAGGTGGAAAACATCTACGCGGCCGGCGATGTGATCGGCTGGCCGAGTCTGGCAAGCGCGGCCTATGACCAGGGCCGCTCGGCATCTTCGGATATCGTTGACGATGAGTACTTCCGTTTTGTGTCGGATGTGCCGACCGGGATTTACACCATCCCGGAAATCAGTTCCGTTGGCAAAACCGAGCGTGAATTGACCGAAGCCAAGGTGCCCTATGAAGTCGGGCAGGCGTTCTTCAAGGATCTGGCCAGAGCCCAGATTACCGGAGAAGCTGTTGGCATGCTTAAGATCCTGTTCCACCGGGAGAGCCGCGAGATTCTGGGTATCCACTGTTTCGGGGATCAGGCAGCGGAAATCGTCCACATCGGTCAGGCGATCATGAATCAGGAAGGGGAGGCTAACTCTCTGAACTACTTCATCAACACCACGTTCAACTATCCGACCATGGCTGAGGCCTATCGGGTCGCGGCACTGAACGGCCTCAACCGGATCTTCTGA